The following is a genomic window from Quadrisphaera sp. RL12-1S.
CGTAGCTGGCCACCACCTGGCTGGACAGCAGCACGGGGTCGTGCTCGGGGTGGCCCGGCGCTGAGACGCCGTACTCGGTCTCCACACCCACGACCCGGCGCACGCTCATCACGGCCACCCTAGGCTCGGGTGGTGACGCAGCGCGCGGCAGCCCCCGCCCGGACCCCCGCCACCCGCAGGACGACGACGGCGGGTGCACCGGCCCTGGTGGCGGCGCTCGTCGTCGACGTCGCGCTCGTCCTGGTCTTCGCCGCTGTGGGACGCCGCTCGCACGGCGAGGCCGGTGCCGTGGTGGGACTGGCGCACACCGCCTGGCCGTTCCTGGCCGGGCTCGGCGCCGGCTGGCTGCTGGTGGCGCTGCTCGGGTCGCGCCGCAGCTGGTCGCCGCTGGCGTTGGTGCCCGCAGGCCTGGTGGTGTGGGCCGCGACGCTGCTGGGCGGGCACCTGCTGCGGCTGGTCTCCGGCCAGGGCAGCGCGTGGAGCTTCGCGGTGGTCAGCGCCGTCGTCCTGGCGGTGTTCCTGCTGGGATGGCGGGCTCTGAGGACGCCGCTGGCCCGCGTGCTGCGGAGCACGCGGGCCAGCGGGCACGGTCCTCGCGGCCAGGACTAGAGGTACTGGCCGGTGCCGTTGACGGTGTCGATGCTCCGGCCGGGCTCGGAGCCCTGCTTGCCCTGGATGATCGTGCGGATGTAGGTGATCCGCTCGCCCTTCTTGCCCGAGATCCGCGCCCAGTCGTCGGGGTTGGTGGTGTTGGGCAGGTCCTCGTTCTCCTTGAACTCGTCCACGCAGGCCGCCATGAGGTGCTCGATCCGGATCCCGCGCTGGCCGGTGGTCAGCAGGTCCTTGATGGCGGACTTCTTGGCCCTGTCGACGATGTTCTGGATCATGGCGCCGGAGTTGAAGTCCTTGAAGAACAGGACCTCCTTGTCACCGTTGGCGTAGGTGACCTCGAGGAACTGGTTCTCCTCGGACTCGGCGTACATCCGCTCCACCGTGCGCTCGATCATCGCGGCGGCGGTGGCCGTCGGGGACCCCCCGTTCGCGGCGAGGTCGTCGGCGTGCAGCGGCAGGTCCGGCGTCAGGTACTTGGCGAAGACGTCGTGCGCGGCCTGCGCGTCGGGACGCTCGATCTTGATCTTCACGTCGAGGCGTCCCGGGCGCAGGATGGCCGGGTCGATCATGTCCTCGCGGTTGGACGCGCCGATGACGATGACGTTGTCGAGGCGCTCCACGCCGTCGATCTCGGCGAGCAGCTGCGGCACGATCGTCGTCTCGGTGTCGGAGGAGACGCCCGAGCCGCGGGTGCGGAACAGCGACTCCATCTCGTCGAAGAAGACGATGACGGGCGTGCCCTCGGAGGCCTTCTCCCGCGCGCGGGCGAAGATCAGGCGGATGTGCCGCTCGGTCTCGCCGACGTACTTGTTGAGCAGCTCGGGGCCCTTGATGTTGAGGAAGTAGCTGCGCACCTCCGTCTTGCCCTGCCGCTCGGCGGCCTGCTTGCTCAGCGAGCGCGCCACGGCCTTGGCGATGAGCGTCTTGCCGCAGCCCGGGGGGCCGTAC
Proteins encoded in this region:
- a CDS encoding DUF3054 domain-containing protein, whose translation is MVAALVVDVALVLVFAAVGRRSHGEAGAVVGLAHTAWPFLAGLGAGWLLVALLGSRRSWSPLALVPAGLVVWAATLLGGHLLRLVSGQGSAWSFAVVSAVVLAVFLLGWRALRTPLARVLRSTRASGHGPRGQD
- the arc gene encoding proteasome ATPase, yielding MEGLREEVGALRRRLAETPARTRALEERAADLERQLAASTSQNDRLVRTLTEARARLVELKGEVERLAQPPSGYATFLELHEDGTADVVQAGRKVRVAVSPAVDAHALGHGQEVLLNESLNVVRAGGYDRIGEVVTLKEVLDGGRALVTAQADEERVVRLAAPLQAAKLRVGDALNLDPRSSVVFEKVPKAEVEELLLEEVPDIEYTDIGGLAGQIEAIRDAVELPFAHPELFREHGLKAPKGILLYGPPGCGKTLIAKAVARSLSKQAAERQGKTEVRSYFLNIKGPELLNKYVGETERHIRLIFARAREKASEGTPVIVFFDEMESLFRTRGSGVSSDTETTIVPQLLAEIDGVERLDNVIVIGASNREDMIDPAILRPGRLDVKIKIERPDAQAAHDVFAKYLTPDLPLHADDLAANGGSPTATAAAMIERTVERMYAESEENQFLEVTYANGDKEVLFFKDFNSGAMIQNIVDRAKKSAIKDLLTTGQRGIRIEHLMAACVDEFKENEDLPNTTNPDDWARISGKKGERITYIRTIIQGKQGSEPGRSIDTVNGTGQYL